GCGACGCCGGTTTCGCCGCGGCGCGAACAGGTCCGCGCGCTCGGGCTGTCCACGGTCGCGGAGGGCGCGGCGGAGGCCCCGCCCGGGCTGCCCGTCGAGTGGATCCCGGCGCCCTACCAGGACCTCGGCGGCGGCAACTACGGCAACTACGACAAGGCCGAACGGCCCAACTCGCAGCAGATCACGCACATCGTCATCCACGACACCGAGTGCACCTACGACGCGGCGATCGGGCTCGTGCAGGACCCGACGTACCTGGCGTGGCACTACACGCTCCGCTCGACGGACGGGCACGTCGCACAGCACGTGCTGACCAAGGACGTCGGCTGGCACGCCGGGAACTGGTACTTCAACGCGAAGTCGATCGGCGTCGAGCACGAGGGGTTCGCGGCGCAGGGCACCTGGTACACCGAGGCGATGTACCGGACCTCGGCGAAGCTGGTGAAGTACCTGGCCGGGAAGTACCGGATCCCGCTGGACCGCGAGCACATCATCGGTCACGACAACGTGCCGGGCACGACCGCGGACAAGGTCGCCGGCATGCACTGGGACCCGGCGCCGTACTGGGACTGGGCGCACTACTTCGACCTGCTCGGGGCGCCGCTGAACGCACGGCCGGTGCGGCAGCCGACGGGCATGGTGATGGTCAAACCCGACTTCGCCACGAATCCGACGGGCTACACGGGCTGCGACACGTCGGCCCCGGGCGCCGCGTGCCCGGCGCGCGGATCGTCCGCCCTGTTCCTGCGCACCGAACCCCGCGACGACGCGCCGTTGCTGGCGGACATCGGACTGCACCCCGACGGCGGGCCGTCCACGGTGGCGATCTCGGACGTGGGCAGCCGGGTCTCGACCGGGCAGCGGTACGCGGTGGCGGAGGTCCGCGGCGACTGGACGGCGGTGTGGTTCCTCGGGCAGAAGGGGTGGCTGCGGTCGTCCGGGGTGGTGCCGGTGCTGGGGCAGGTGGTGACGCCGCGGCCGGGGCTGTCGTCGGTGCCGGTGTACGGGCGGGCGTACCCCGAGGCGGAGGCGTACCCGGCGGGGATCACGCCGCAGGAGGTCGTGCCGCTGCAGTACACCGTGCCCGCGGGCCAGAAGTACGCGGCGGGCCCGACGCTGACCGCGGAGTACTACTCGGCGACGACGTTCGACCCGGCGCAGCACGTGGTGGTGCGCGGGAAGACGAAGTACGTGCAGGTGCAGTTCGGGCACCGGGTGGGCTTCGTCAAGCTCGACGACGTGGTGGTTTCGCGCACGCGCCCCTGACGTGCGGTGAATCTGGGGAGGAACTGTGGGGATTCGCATGGCCGCGGGCGTCGCGTTGGTCGCGGCCGGGCTGCTGGCGACGGCGTCGCCCGCGTGGGCGGGCGAGGCGGGTGCGCTGGGCGCGTGCGCGGAGCTGACCGACAGCGGCCCCGGCTGGGCCGAGCTGCGCAACGACTGCGGGGTGGCGATCGAGGGCTCGATCGCCCTGAGCACCGGGGAGCGCCCCGCGTGCGTGCCGATCGCGCCGAGGGGGACCGGCACGGTCACCTGGGAGGGCGAAGGCGTGGCTGAGTACGCGGTCGACTGCATCTGACGGGGCTGCCCCGGCTGCCGGATCGGTGGCCGGGGCGGTCCCTCACGGCTTGCCGCAGCACACTGCCGGGCTCGCCGACGCACAGCACGGTCACGCTCGCCCCCTGACCGCGGGCGCGGGTGGGCGCGAGCTGCGCGCTCAAGCGCTGGGCAATCCCTCAGAGCGAGACGATCTCCACCGGCAGCGCGGGATTCGCGGAGAGGTCCAGCGCCGACGGCTTCTTCTCCGCCGCCACCACGTGCGCGCCCAGCGCGGCGATCATCGCGCCGTTGTCGGTGCACAGGCGCGGCCTCGGGACGCGCAGTTCGATCCCCGCGGCCTCACAGCGCTCACGCGCCAGGCCGGACAGCCGCGAGTTCGCCGCGACCCCGCCGGAGATCACCAGCGTGCCGATGCCCATCTCCTTCGCCGCGCGCACGGCCTTCGCGGTCAGCACGTCGGCCACCGCCTCCTGGAAGGACGCCGCAACGTCGTTCACCGGGATTTCCTCGCCGCGACGCTCGGCGTTCTCCACCCACCGCGCCACCGCGGTCTTCAAGCCGGAGAACGAGAAGTCGAACTTCGCGTCCCGCGGGCCGGTCATGCCGCGCGGGAAGTCGATCGCCGCGGGGTTGCCCTCGCGCGCGGCCTTGTCGATCGGCGGTCCGCCCGGGTACGGCAGGCCGAGCACGCGGGCCACCTTGTCGTAGGCCTCACCGGCGGCGTCGTCCACAGTGGACCCGATCTCGGTGATCTCACCGGCGATGTCGTCCACCCGCAGCAGCTGCGTGTGCCCGCCGGACACCAGCATCGCCAGGCACGGCTTCGGCAACGGGCCGTGCTGCAGGGTGTCCACCGCGATGTGCCCGGCCAGGTGGTTGACGCCGTAGAGCGGGACGTCCAGCGCCGCCGCGTAGGCCTTCGCCGCCGAGACGCCCACCAGCAGCGCGCCCGCGAGCCCTGGGCCCGCGGTCACCGCGATGGCGTCCACATCGGACAGCGCGAGCCCGGCCGTGGCGAACGCGCGCTCCGCCGTCGGCCGCATGGCCTCCAGGTGGGCCCGGCTGGCGACCTCCGGCACCACACCGCCGAACCGCGCGTGCTGCTCGACGCTCGACGCGACCTCGTCGGCGAGGAGTTCGACGGCGCCGTCGTCGTGCAGGCGCACCAGGCCGACGCCGGTCTCGTCGCAGGAGCTTTCGATGCCGAGGATGATGCGGGACATCAGCCCACCTCCTGCTTGCTCACGGCCGGGCGCATCATCGTGTACGCGTCCGCGCCGGACGGGTGGTAGTAACGCTTGCGCAGGCCGATCCGCTCGAAACCGTGCCGCCGGTACAGCTCCTGCGCGCGGTCGTTGTCGGTGCGGACCTCCAGGAACACCGGCGCGGCGACCTCGTCGGCGCGGGCGAGCAGTGCGCGCAGCAGCGCGGTGCCGATGCCCTGGCCCTGGTGAGCCGGGTCGACCCCGATGGTGTGGACGCTGGCCTCGTACTCGCCCCGGCCGCCGACGACCGCCAGGCCGGCGTAGCCGATCAGGACGTCCTCGGGGGTGTACGCGCCGAGGTAGTAGGCGCCGGAGTCCAGCTCACTGAGGAACGCGCGGGCGCTCCACGGGTCGTCCCCTGCGAAGAGGATCTTCTCGATCTCGGCGCACCGGTCGACGTCCTTGCGGCGCAGCTTGGCGAGCTTCACGCGGTGGTCACCCGCTTCCGCGCGGCGGGCTCGACGGCATCCGGGCGGCGCAGGTAGAGCGGCGTCAGCGGGGCGGGCTCGGCTCCCGACGTCAGCGCCTCGCGGGCGGCCGCCACGAGACCCGCGGTGCTCGGGTAGTACGGCTCGACGACCCGGGCGCCGAGCTGCTCGGCGTAGAGGCGGGCGCCGTCCCCCGCGGCGAGGCTGAACGACAACTCGGCGGGCGCCTGCACGTGCGGACCGTCGATGCGCACGCCGTCCGCGTCGTAGGCCGCCCAGTACACCTCGCGGCGACGGGCGTCGGTGACGACGTGGAACGGCTCGCCAAGGCCGGCCTGCCGGGCGATCGCGTCGAGGCTGCAGACCGGGTGGGCCGGGATGCCGAGCGCGTGCCCGAGCGCGGCGGCGGTGGCGAGACCGGCGCGCAGACCGGTGAACGGCCCCGGCCCGGCGCCGACGACGATCGCCGCCAGGTCCTTGAGCGCGACACCCGCTTCGCGTGCCGCGTCCAGGGCGTGCGGGGTGATCAGTTCACCGTGCGCACGCGCGTCGAGGGTCACCCGCTCGGCGAGCACCGTGGCGCTCGCGGCGAGTTCGGCGACCCCCGCGGTCACCGCGGGCGTCGACGTGTCCAGAGCCAGTACCAGCACAGCTCTCCAGGGTACGGCGTGCGCGCCGACCTGCGGTTACCGGGCTTGCCGGACCCCGGCACGCTTTCCCGGGAAAGGTGACCGGGTGCCGGTCGGGTGCCCTGTGCGACCGCACCGCGCGGTCCGGCGTTCGCGTTGCCAGACGGCGGGGCACCTCCCGGGTCAGTCCTCCGGGTCCCAGCTCAGCAGGCGCACCTCGGCGACCGTGCGGAGGTGGTCCCGCATCGCTTCGGCGGCGGTCTTCGGGTTGCGGTCCCGGATGGCGTCGGCGATGCGGATGTGCTGGTCCAGCGACCGCGGCGGGCGGCCAGGCTGGCGGAGCGACTCGTTGCGGCTCTCGGTGATCTGGTCGGCGATCGCCTCCATGAACTCGGCCAGCAGGGCGCTGTGCGCGGCCCCGGTGACCGCCGCGTGGAACCGGCGGTCACCCTCGACTCCGGCTCCCCCGTCCCTGATCTCCGACGCCATGAACTCCAGCGCGGACTCCAGCGCGGCCAGGTCTTCGTCGGTCCGGCGCATCGCCGCCAGCTCGGCCAGCTTCGTCTCCAGCGCCTCCCGCGCGTCGAGCACGTCCGGCAGCCGCCGGCGGCGTTCCACCAGCCGCTCGACCGGCTCGGCGTCCAGCGCGTCCCGCACCAGGTAGGTGCCGCCGCCGTGCCGGGTCTCGACCAGGCCCTGCACCTCCAGCACGACGATCGCCTGCTTCACCGACGCCCGGCTCACCCCGAGCCGCTGCGCCAGGTCCCGCTCCGCGGGCAACCGGTCGCCCGCCCGCAGCCCGGCGTCGGCCGCGTAGGCCCGCAACCGCTCCAGGACCTGCTCGTACAGCCGCGGACGGGCCATCGGGCTCAGCGCATCAGACACGTTCCGAAGCCTAGCCCTTGACAGGCTGAGTGGCTGAGCCGCAAAGTGGTTCAGCCACTCAGCCACTTGAATCCCAACGGCGGGAGTTCTACCGATGTCCGCTGAGCTGATCTCGATCCTCGTCCTCGCGGTTGTCTTCGTGATAGCGACGACCCGCTCGATCAACATGGGGGTGCTGTCCTTCGCGGCCGCGTTCGGCGTCGGCACGCTGGCCGCAAACATGGATGCCGACGAGATCTTCGCCGGCTTCCCCGGCGACCTGTTCGTCGTGCTCGTCGGCGTCACGTTCCTGTTCGCCATCGCCCGCGCCAACGGCACCACGGACTGGCTGGTCGACGCCGCCGTCCGGCTGGTGCGCGGCCGCGTCGCGCTGATCCCCTGGGTCACCTTCGCCATCACCGCGGTGCTCACCGCGATCGGCGCGGTCAGCCCGGCCGCGGTCGCCATCGTCGCGCCCGTCGCGCTCGGGTTCGCCGCCCAGTACGGCATCCACCCGCTGCTGATGGGCGCGATGGTCGTGCACGGCGCGCAGGCCGGCGGCTTCTCGCCGATCAGCGTGTACGGCACGATCGTCAACGGCATCGTCGCGCGCGAGCACCTCGGCGGCAGCGAGATCACGCTCTTCCTGGCCAGCTTCGTGGTCAACCTGGTG
The window above is part of the Amycolatopsis thermoflava N1165 genome. Proteins encoded here:
- a CDS encoding N-acetylmuramoyl-L-alanine amidase, which translates into the protein MSITRRNALRAIAAGTAGVAVVAAPGASAATTSARQRAFAAAAAEFGVPEPVLLGVSYLKSRWDSHGGAPSTGAGFGPMHLTDLRAVAAGGSHHDKGEDPRGDAARGELRPHTSDALQTVDLAADLTGVDAATLRTDPVQNIRGGAAVLAHYQRELGARADAPADWYGAVARYSGASDTGTATFFADEVFATITAGASRTTDDGQAVALPATPVSPRREQVRALGLSTVAEGAAEAPPGLPVEWIPAPYQDLGGGNYGNYDKAERPNSQQITHIVIHDTECTYDAAIGLVQDPTYLAWHYTLRSTDGHVAQHVLTKDVGWHAGNWYFNAKSIGVEHEGFAAQGTWYTEAMYRTSAKLVKYLAGKYRIPLDREHIIGHDNVPGTTADKVAGMHWDPAPYWDWAHYFDLLGAPLNARPVRQPTGMVMVKPDFATNPTGYTGCDTSAPGAACPARGSSALFLRTEPRDDAPLLADIGLHPDGGPSTVAISDVGSRVSTGQRYAVAEVRGDWTAVWFLGQKGWLRSSGVVPVLGQVVTPRPGLSSVPVYGRAYPEAEAYPAGITPQEVVPLQYTVPAGQKYAAGPTLTAEYYSATTFDPAQHVVVRGKTKYVQVQFGHRVGFVKLDDVVVSRTRP
- the tsaD gene encoding tRNA (adenosine(37)-N6)-threonylcarbamoyltransferase complex transferase subunit TsaD is translated as MSRIILGIESSCDETGVGLVRLHDDGAVELLADEVASSVEQHARFGGVVPEVASRAHLEAMRPTAERAFATAGLALSDVDAIAVTAGPGLAGALLVGVSAAKAYAAALDVPLYGVNHLAGHIAVDTLQHGPLPKPCLAMLVSGGHTQLLRVDDIAGEITEIGSTVDDAAGEAYDKVARVLGLPYPGGPPIDKAAREGNPAAIDFPRGMTGPRDAKFDFSFSGLKTAVARWVENAERRGEEIPVNDVAASFQEAVADVLTAKAVRAAKEMGIGTLVISGGVAANSRLSGLARERCEAAGIELRVPRPRLCTDNGAMIAALGAHVVAAEKKPSALDLSANPALPVEIVSL
- the rimI gene encoding ribosomal protein S18-alanine N-acetyltransferase; this translates as MKLAKLRRKDVDRCAEIEKILFAGDDPWSARAFLSELDSGAYYLGAYTPEDVLIGYAGLAVVGGRGEYEASVHTIGVDPAHQGQGIGTALLRALLARADEVAAPVFLEVRTDNDRAQELYRRHGFERIGLRKRYYHPSGADAYTMMRPAVSKQEVG
- the tsaB gene encoding tRNA (adenosine(37)-N6)-threonylcarbamoyltransferase complex dimerization subunit type 1 TsaB; the encoded protein is MLVLALDTSTPAVTAGVAELAASATVLAERVTLDARAHGELITPHALDAAREAGVALKDLAAIVVGAGPGPFTGLRAGLATAAALGHALGIPAHPVCSLDAIARQAGLGEPFHVVTDARRREVYWAAYDADGVRIDGPHVQAPAELSFSLAAGDGARLYAEQLGARVVEPYYPSTAGLVAAAREALTSGAEPAPLTPLYLRRPDAVEPAARKRVTTA
- a CDS encoding FadR/GntR family transcriptional regulator, giving the protein MSDALSPMARPRLYEQVLERLRAYAADAGLRAGDRLPAERDLAQRLGVSRASVKQAIVVLEVQGLVETRHGGGTYLVRDALDAEPVERLVERRRRLPDVLDAREALETKLAELAAMRRTDEDLAALESALEFMASEIRDGGAGVEGDRRFHAAVTGAAHSALLAEFMEAIADQITESRNESLRQPGRPPRSLDQHIRIADAIRDRNPKTAAEAMRDHLRTVAEVRLLSWDPED